The following are encoded together in the Asticcacaulis sp. genome:
- a CDS encoding TrbI/VirB10 family protein: MTEVRSPPKIDPETLVLRARPRRVVRFRRNLLIGAAAILCVGIVAVTWFGLKRPEARLVTDQSAQYDPDKVSDSQRPKPDQLQNLPKTYAEMPADVPQLGPPLPGDLGKPILENRQAQIQAATRSNTGEHGIQAKYESGLFFGVTDRSQAGMAIDANRDDLLSETGLSVPAQASPALNLDPDKDQNAQTRKLDFVGQASKDGIYNSRSLQAPVSPYEVMTGTVISASLITGLNSDLPGLILAQVTSNIYDTVTGQILLIPQGSRLIGHYDSVVAFGQSRALIVWQRLIMPDGSSIEIDNLPATDEAGYAGLSDKVDYHTWSLLKGIGLSSILGITAQTGSSSDSDLVKAIRESTQQSVNQAGQKIVEKQLNVQPGLTVRPGWPLRVIVHKDLILKPYKA; this comes from the coding sequence ATGACTGAGGTCCGGAGCCCCCCGAAGATCGATCCTGAAACACTGGTACTGCGGGCGAGGCCGCGTCGAGTGGTTCGCTTCAGGCGGAATCTGCTTATAGGCGCGGCCGCGATTCTTTGCGTTGGCATCGTGGCAGTTACCTGGTTCGGGCTGAAAAGGCCTGAGGCCAGACTGGTTACGGATCAGTCTGCGCAGTACGACCCTGACAAGGTGTCGGATTCGCAGAGACCCAAACCCGATCAGTTGCAGAACCTGCCGAAAACCTACGCCGAGATGCCGGCAGACGTGCCGCAGCTCGGACCACCTCTTCCGGGTGATCTGGGCAAACCCATTCTGGAAAATCGACAAGCGCAAATACAGGCTGCAACACGGTCAAACACAGGCGAGCATGGGATACAGGCTAAATATGAGAGCGGACTGTTTTTCGGCGTGACTGATAGAAGTCAGGCCGGGATGGCCATTGACGCCAATCGCGACGACTTGCTTTCAGAGACGGGGCTGTCTGTTCCGGCACAGGCCTCGCCGGCTTTAAACTTAGATCCGGATAAGGATCAGAATGCGCAGACTCGTAAACTCGACTTTGTCGGGCAGGCGTCAAAGGACGGGATATACAACAGCCGGAGCTTGCAGGCTCCTGTGTCACCCTATGAAGTTATGACCGGAACGGTGATCAGCGCGAGTCTGATTACGGGGCTGAATTCCGACTTGCCAGGTCTGATCCTCGCGCAGGTCACGTCCAATATCTATGACACCGTAACAGGTCAAATTCTCCTTATACCGCAGGGCTCCCGCCTCATCGGGCACTATGACAGCGTGGTCGCCTTTGGCCAGTCGCGTGCTCTGATTGTGTGGCAGCGCCTGATCATGCCGGACGGCTCCTCTATCGAAATCGACAATCTTCCGGCCACCGACGAAGCGGGTTATGCCGGTCTCAGTGACAAGGTGGATTATCACACCTGGTCGCTTCTCAAAGGTATCGGCCTGTCCAGCATTCTGGGCATAACGGCTCAGACCGGTTCCAGCTCGGACAGTGACCTTGTGAAAGCTATTCGTGAATCGACGCAGCAAAGTGTCAATCAGGCCGGTCAAAAGATTGTCGAAAAGCAACTAAACGTCCAGCCCGGCCTTACCGTCCGGCCTGGGTGGCCGTTGCGTGTGATAGTCCATAAAGACCTGATCCTCAAACCTTACAAAGCATAG
- a CDS encoding ribbon-helix-helix domain-containing protein produces MKPRHHLYLDNALTAQLEALSAKPGTSKSAIVSDALRQYLNRRGAQGLDEALKIRLDRQSHQLERVERDVQVVLETLAIFVRYQLTVTAQLPEPDKVMRAVGQDRFSKFIDQVGRQMAGGRRTLPVATDENDAPMSSTPGGEGVR; encoded by the coding sequence ATGAAACCCCGCCATCACCTGTATCTCGACAATGCTCTTACGGCACAACTGGAAGCCTTGTCGGCAAAGCCCGGCACTTCCAAATCGGCAATCGTCTCTGACGCCTTACGGCAATATCTGAACCGGCGCGGGGCTCAGGGGCTCGATGAAGCTCTGAAAATACGTCTTGATCGACAGTCACATCAGTTAGAACGTGTTGAACGTGATGTTCAGGTTGTTCTGGAAACTCTGGCCATTTTTGTGCGCTATCAGCTCACCGTTACAGCGCAATTACCTGAACCTGACAAAGTCATGCGTGCTGTAGGTCAGGACCGCTTCAGTAAGTTTATCGATCAGGTCGGCCGTCAGATGGCCGGAGGCCGGCGCACACTGCCTGTAGCCACGGACGAAAATGATGCGCCGATGTCGTCCACGCCAGGCGGGGAGGGCGTGCGATGA
- a CDS encoding PD-(D/E)XK motif protein, with product MTDDALERWKRLRNDGSGDGFTEVPSLPSVIETGYGPIRYALGPQGQPRLLIPCAPATTHPEIKPAARLSVTLTQFSVSGRPVRFIDVTCLDRTLDRVFAELAGDILNRVRDGGVPGAAVTGAIRDFRDLLENIAPEEIAESVIMGLLGELMMMERLAGFSRRAANCWTGPYEQRHDFRQDLSAIEVKTSGRSDKTTVSINGADQLAAPAGGRLVLVHYRVERTSEGPLSISSVCARLRQSGVDTEVLTAGLEQLGCSEPDGEAWNRVTFSPEGFAAYNVGAGFPRIVSSAFEQGRIPDGIKSLKYDVDLQHAETWRLSSEEFERFLSGMTS from the coding sequence ATGACTGACGATGCACTGGAGCGCTGGAAGCGACTACGCAACGATGGTTCCGGAGACGGCTTTACAGAAGTGCCAAGCCTGCCTTCGGTGATCGAAACAGGTTACGGCCCGATCCGGTATGCGTTGGGACCACAGGGACAACCCCGACTATTAATTCCATGTGCTCCTGCTACGACACATCCCGAAATAAAGCCTGCGGCTCGCCTGTCGGTAACTCTGACTCAGTTCTCGGTGTCCGGACGACCCGTCCGGTTCATAGATGTGACGTGCCTTGATCGCACTCTTGACCGTGTATTTGCAGAACTCGCCGGTGACATATTGAACAGGGTGAGGGATGGTGGAGTTCCGGGTGCAGCGGTGACAGGTGCTATCCGTGATTTTCGGGACCTGCTTGAAAATATTGCCCCCGAAGAGATTGCCGAGTCCGTTATAATGGGGCTTCTGGGCGAGCTTATGATGATGGAAAGGCTCGCCGGCTTCAGCCGCCGTGCGGCAAACTGCTGGACCGGCCCATATGAACAACGGCATGATTTCAGGCAGGATCTGTCAGCGATTGAGGTGAAGACGTCGGGCCGGTCAGATAAGACGACGGTGTCCATCAACGGAGCAGACCAGCTCGCTGCACCCGCCGGGGGGCGCCTCGTTCTCGTGCATTACCGTGTGGAGCGGACCTCTGAAGGTCCGCTTTCGATTTCGTCGGTCTGTGCAAGGCTGAGGCAATCTGGTGTCGATACGGAAGTTCTCACGGCCGGTCTTGAGCAACTGGGGTGTTCGGAGCCGGATGGCGAGGCCTGGAACCGGGTCACATTTAGCCCGGAAGGCTTCGCAGCCTACAATGTGGGTGCGGGCTTCCCCAGAATAGTTTCTTCGGCATTCGAACAGGGCAGGATACCTGATGGAATAAAGTCGCTGAAATATGACGTCGATTTGCAGCACGCTGAGACGTGGCGGCTGTCTTCGGAGGAATTCGAAAGATTCCTCAGCGGGATGACCTCATGA
- the trbJ gene encoding P-type conjugative transfer protein TrbJ, giving the protein MTGKPIRTAIVAMTIAAVLSTGLTPANAQVVVYDPTNYIQNVLSATRALQQINNQIKALQNEAQMLQNMARNLQKLDVSSLAKINSDLAAINDLMKAAKGIAFTIEDTERAFKAQFPASYGAGITTGGLVAEAQTRWQSAMDAYQNTLTVQAQVDQNLQSDADTLATLLRASESSEGDLQAQQASNQLLALSTKQQMQIETLLAAQYRADALDQARKVQAEAAAKAMTAKFLGTGKAYTPQ; this is encoded by the coding sequence ATGACTGGCAAACCCATTCGAACGGCCATTGTCGCGATGACGATTGCCGCTGTTTTGAGCACAGGTCTCACGCCGGCCAATGCCCAGGTCGTCGTATATGATCCGACCAACTATATCCAGAATGTGCTTTCGGCGACGCGGGCACTGCAACAGATCAACAATCAGATCAAGGCGCTTCAGAACGAGGCCCAGATGTTGCAAAACATGGCCAGGAACCTTCAGAAGCTTGATGTCAGCTCTCTGGCGAAGATCAATTCCGATCTGGCAGCGATCAATGATCTTATGAAGGCGGCCAAAGGCATTGCCTTCACAATCGAGGACACGGAGCGGGCTTTCAAGGCACAGTTCCCTGCAAGTTACGGCGCCGGTATCACTACAGGCGGGCTGGTCGCGGAAGCGCAAACGCGCTGGCAAAGCGCGATGGATGCCTACCAGAACACTCTGACAGTTCAGGCACAGGTCGATCAAAATCTTCAGTCCGACGCCGATACGCTTGCGACATTGTTGCGTGCGTCAGAAAGCAGCGAGGGCGACCTTCAGGCCCAGCAGGCTTCCAACCAGTTGCTCGCACTTTCGACCAAACAACAGATGCAGATCGAGACCCTTCTGGCCGCACAGTACCGGGCCGATGCGCTTGATCAGGCACGGAAGGTACAGGCCGAAGCTGCGGCGAAAGCCATGACGGCAAAATTCCTGGGAACCGGCAAGGCCTACACACCCCAATAG
- a CDS encoding DUF6339 family protein, whose translation MTALRLLPRLNSLGMSRINELTAGKPAGLSNITSAFQDYASLISFAASGGTKTVETSSQLARAIKDVATELGFPQTATPLAKADFDYRVTILLAGNADLRSGEALRDDVWAFVTTILLPDIVIWRFPDAARDRFVGGIRNTFQRLWIRGLVLDRGAEASDRWALVRELTEDAMAQIFERPSISGNRRLAAALAEGWLRCSGAIGRQNMEDIMRKVTKLIRLQNEIRDLSYLPGEELTALIDAVFLQVRASV comes from the coding sequence ATGACTGCTCTTCGTCTGCTCCCAAGACTCAATTCGCTCGGTATGTCCCGGATTAATGAGCTGACGGCGGGAAAGCCCGCGGGGCTGTCCAATATTACCTCGGCGTTCCAGGACTATGCATCGTTAATTTCCTTCGCTGCGAGTGGCGGCACCAAAACGGTTGAAACCTCAAGCCAGCTCGCGCGGGCAATTAAGGATGTCGCGACAGAACTGGGGTTCCCGCAGACAGCAACACCTTTAGCGAAAGCTGATTTTGACTACCGCGTGACTATATTACTGGCTGGGAACGCTGATTTGCGGAGCGGCGAGGCTTTAAGAGATGACGTCTGGGCGTTCGTCACAACGATATTGTTGCCTGATATCGTAATCTGGAGGTTTCCCGACGCGGCCAGAGACAGATTTGTAGGTGGAATTCGCAACACCTTTCAGCGTCTTTGGATAAGGGGACTAGTTCTCGACAGGGGAGCCGAAGCGTCAGATCGCTGGGCGCTGGTGCGGGAGCTCACAGAAGATGCCATGGCGCAAATTTTCGAGCGGCCCTCTATTTCTGGCAATCGGCGCCTGGCGGCGGCGCTCGCCGAGGGTTGGTTAAGATGTTCAGGTGCTATAGGGCGTCAAAATATGGAGGATATCATGCGGAAGGTGACTAAGCTGATCCGTCTCCAGAATGAAATTCGCGATTTGTCGTATCTGCCCGGGGAAGAGCTTACC
- a CDS encoding DUF2274 domain-containing protein has product MADLKLARLPDRTPVKLTITIGAELHQSLREYADLYQSTYGVAEQIVDLVPFMLEAFLQSDKGFVRGGRR; this is encoded by the coding sequence ATGGCAGACCTCAAGCTGGCCAGGCTTCCTGACCGCACACCCGTAAAGCTTACAATCACAATAGGGGCCGAGTTGCACCAGTCTCTGCGTGAATATGCCGATCTCTATCAATCAACGTATGGCGTGGCTGAACAGATTGTCGATCTGGTTCCCTTTATGCTCGAAGCGTTCCTGCAAAGTGACAAGGGATTTGTACGCGGTGGGCGAAGGTGA
- the trbG gene encoding P-type conjugative transfer protein TrbG yields MHIIAVLLTSVSALGLTGCVTSQAMPAPLFERAAFTAAVKVPDPPAPVRIIQQPVPIAMPGQLLPAPAPAKTDLTPPTTRVTSANKAALQEPQTQAWLNAIQVYPFMEGALYRLYTTPEKVSDISLQSGEHLIAISAGDTARWVIGDTKSGAGEGEQPHVLVKPYVSGLKTNLVITTDRRTYHLALESTPSTAMAAVSWSYPQDTVIALKAQAVQAEQIQPVASGIAIESLRFRYDIKGDSPVWRPLHVFDDGEKVYIEFPKDIAQDEAPPLFVVGEEGKAQLVNYRMNRNYYIVDRLFSAAELRLGGKMQSVVRIERNDLKPASGGRGTAGGGHD; encoded by the coding sequence ATGCATATCATCGCAGTTCTTCTGACGTCTGTATCGGCTTTAGGGCTAACTGGCTGCGTCACCTCTCAGGCTATGCCTGCCCCGCTCTTTGAGCGAGCGGCTTTTACAGCCGCCGTTAAAGTGCCCGATCCGCCTGCGCCGGTCAGGATCATTCAACAGCCCGTGCCGATCGCTATGCCGGGGCAATTGCTCCCGGCACCTGCGCCTGCGAAGACTGATCTGACGCCACCCACCACACGGGTGACGTCAGCCAACAAAGCAGCGTTGCAGGAGCCGCAGACTCAGGCCTGGCTTAATGCCATCCAGGTTTATCCGTTTATGGAGGGGGCTCTTTATCGCCTCTATACCACGCCGGAGAAAGTCAGTGATATTTCATTGCAATCTGGAGAGCACCTGATCGCCATCTCTGCCGGCGACACCGCGCGCTGGGTAATCGGCGATACAAAGAGCGGTGCCGGCGAGGGGGAACAGCCTCATGTTCTGGTCAAACCGTATGTCTCAGGCCTGAAGACCAACCTGGTTATCACGACGGACAGACGCACCTATCATCTCGCACTTGAGAGCACGCCTTCTACGGCCATGGCTGCTGTGTCGTGGAGTTATCCGCAGGACACCGTGATCGCTCTGAAAGCCCAGGCAGTTCAGGCTGAACAAATCCAGCCGGTCGCATCAGGTATCGCGATTGAAAGTCTTAGATTTCGCTATGACATCAAGGGTGACAGCCCGGTGTGGCGCCCGCTCCATGTTTTCGACGATGGCGAAAAAGTCTATATCGAGTTCCCGAAAGATATAGCCCAGGACGAAGCGCCGCCTCTGTTTGTGGTCGGTGAGGAGGGCAAGGCACAGCTCGTCAACTACCGCATGAACCGCAATTACTACATCGTGGATCGCCTGTTCTCTGCCGCCGAGTTGCGTCTTGGCGGCAAAATGCAAAGTGTCGTCCGGATCGAACGAAATGACCTGAAACCGGCTTCCGGAGGCAGGGGCACGGCGGGAGGCGGCCATGACTGA
- the trbL gene encoding P-type conjugative transfer protein TrbL, with protein MNDLNIIDSFLTTFIAYIDSGFGLLKGDVSHLSSILIAIDVTLAALFWALDGEANVLSRLIKKVLYIGAFAFILNNFNTLAGLIFRSFSDMGLQASANTLSADDLLKPGKLAGIGFEAAHPLLVQASDLVTLSGFIGNFLTIVILLMAWLLVLLSFFILAIQLFITVLEFKLTTLAGFVLVPFAFWNKTAFLAERVLGNVITSGIKVMVLAVIVGIGSSFFGQFISALNGQEPDINQAMSLVLASLTLLGLGIFGPGIASGLVSGAPQLGAGAVAGTVGAAVGAGMLAGGAVAGVARLGGSAFGAIKAASAPGGGSGGGGSSPTTSPPPSPSGGPSGGGTSAASGPTASSQSRSSGGGSGGPSSGGSRSAAEQSAPVWAQKMREEQNRRAHLHMAHSVIAAGDRPMASANPDLSQKE; from the coding sequence ATGAACGATCTCAATATCATCGACAGCTTTCTGACGACGTTTATCGCATATATCGATAGCGGGTTCGGTCTGCTTAAGGGTGATGTCAGCCATCTGTCCAGCATCCTGATTGCAATAGATGTGACGCTGGCAGCGCTGTTCTGGGCTTTGGACGGTGAGGCCAATGTCCTGTCGCGCCTTATAAAAAAGGTGCTGTATATCGGCGCTTTCGCATTTATCCTCAACAACTTCAATACTCTGGCCGGCCTGATTTTTCGCTCCTTTTCTGACATGGGGCTTCAGGCGAGCGCCAATACCCTTAGTGCCGACGATCTCCTGAAGCCGGGTAAGCTTGCCGGCATCGGTTTCGAGGCGGCACACCCTCTGCTGGTCCAGGCTTCCGATCTTGTGACCCTGTCAGGCTTCATCGGCAATTTCCTCACTATCGTCATCCTTCTGATGGCCTGGCTGCTTGTTCTGTTGTCGTTTTTCATCCTGGCTATTCAGCTTTTCATCACGGTTCTGGAATTCAAACTTACGACACTGGCCGGCTTCGTCCTCGTGCCGTTCGCATTCTGGAACAAGACAGCCTTTCTGGCAGAGCGTGTCCTGGGAAACGTCATCACCTCCGGGATTAAGGTGATGGTGCTTGCTGTCATTGTCGGTATCGGCTCCAGCTTTTTTGGTCAGTTCATATCCGCCCTGAATGGTCAGGAGCCCGATATCAACCAGGCGATGTCACTGGTGCTGGCCTCTCTGACCCTCCTGGGTCTCGGTATATTTGGTCCTGGCATAGCATCGGGGCTCGTATCAGGCGCGCCGCAACTGGGGGCGGGAGCGGTGGCCGGGACTGTAGGGGCTGCGGTCGGAGCCGGTATGCTGGCCGGAGGCGCTGTCGCGGGCGTAGCCAGACTGGGTGGCTCAGCTTTCGGCGCCATAAAGGCCGCAAGTGCGCCAGGGGGCGGGTCCGGGGGCGGAGGATCATCCCCGACTACCTCCCCGCCGCCGTCCCCGTCTGGCGGGCCATCCGGTGGCGGCACGTCTGCGGCTTCCGGTCCCACAGCTTCATCTCAGTCCCGGTCATCGGGTGGCGGGAGCGGCGGTCCGTCGTCCGGCGGGTCGCGGTCAGCAGCCGAGCAGAGCGCGCCGGTTTGGGCCCAGAAAATGCGCGAGGAGCAGAACCGTCGGGCACACCTCCATATGGCGCATTCGGTCATCGCAGCCGGTGATCGTCCGATGGCCTCAGCCAATCCCGATCTCTCACAGAAGGAATAA
- a CDS encoding VirB3 family type IV secretion system protein, whose product MPRLVEGYDVPLHQSLTQALLLGGAPRSLAIVNGTVAAAFGLGLQMWAAGLGFWLVGHSLAVFAAKHDPDFLTVLMRHLRQKAYLTC is encoded by the coding sequence ATGCCCCGCCTTGTGGAAGGGTATGACGTGCCCCTGCACCAGTCCCTGACGCAAGCCCTGCTTCTGGGCGGCGCGCCGCGGTCTCTGGCAATTGTCAACGGCACCGTGGCGGCCGCTTTTGGCCTGGGATTACAGATGTGGGCGGCTGGTCTGGGCTTCTGGCTCGTCGGGCACTCTCTCGCTGTTTTTGCAGCCAAACATGATCCTGATTTCCTGACTGTGCTGATGAGACATCTCCGGCAGAAAGCGTATCTCACATGCTGA
- the trbF gene encoding conjugal transfer protein TrbF, with protein MLFKRNLQRYGQMPEPVTPYQKAAQVWDERVGAAAVQAGNWRLMAFGSLWLSTILAGGMVWLASQSRVTPYVVEVDKSGDVRALGPALQAYNPSDAQIAWYLARFITNLRSLSIDPVLVRENWIEAYDFTTQGAAQFLNDQARQHDPFAGVGERSVTVNVTSVVRASKTSFQVKWIELTYIRGAQTRTEHWTAILGIVQKTPEREETLRKNPLGLYVSQMAWSQDYATGLAENSDSGKPVLPVPAAATNYQSISQ; from the coding sequence ATGCTGTTTAAACGTAATCTTCAGCGGTACGGGCAAATGCCAGAACCCGTTACCCCTTACCAGAAGGCCGCACAGGTCTGGGATGAACGTGTTGGTGCTGCGGCAGTTCAGGCCGGCAACTGGCGCCTTATGGCCTTTGGAAGCTTGTGGCTCAGTACCATCCTCGCCGGCGGAATGGTCTGGCTGGCCTCACAAAGCCGTGTGACGCCGTATGTCGTTGAAGTGGATAAATCGGGGGATGTCAGGGCGCTCGGCCCGGCGCTACAGGCTTATAATCCCTCTGATGCGCAAATCGCCTGGTATCTGGCGCGTTTCATCACCAACCTGCGCTCTCTTTCAATCGACCCTGTCCTTGTGCGCGAGAACTGGATTGAAGCCTACGACTTCACCACGCAGGGCGCGGCTCAGTTCCTGAATGACCAGGCTCGCCAGCACGATCCATTCGCTGGCGTCGGAGAGCGCAGCGTTACTGTCAACGTCACCAGTGTGGTGCGTGCATCTAAGACGTCATTTCAGGTTAAGTGGATCGAACTCACCTACATCCGCGGTGCCCAGACACGTACCGAACATTGGACTGCGATCCTGGGTATCGTTCAAAAGACGCCTGAACGCGAGGAGACTTTGCGCAAAAACCCGCTCGGTCTTTACGTCAGTCAGATGGCCTGGTCGCAGGATTACGCGACAGGCTTAGCCGAAAACAGTGACAGCGGAAAACCCGTTCTCCCTGTGCCTGCGGCCGCCACCAATTATCAATCCATATCCCAATAA
- the trbB gene encoding P-type conjugative transfer ATPase TrbB translates to MTDTSVSAMRLRAMLRTALGDGLAQALSDPRVREVMVNPDGSVRLDLAGEGRIDTGIRMPAVDIERVIRLVASHVRAEVHSDSPIVSAELPGSAEGVSGERFEGLLPPVVTGPCFSVRKSAYRLYGLGDYVADQIMTSQQARLLRQAISDRRNILVAGGTSSGKTTLTNALLAEIAQRDERIILIEDTRELKCAAKDVVALRTRPGFITMADLVRSTLRLRPDRIIVGEVRGAEALDMLKAWNTGHPGGIATLHANSARGALYRLEQLVQEAVVHVPRPMIAEAIDVIVFISGENAVNRTPRRIEDIAETDGLDSSGDYQLRPLM, encoded by the coding sequence ATGACCGATACATCCGTATCTGCCATGCGTCTCCGGGCAATGCTGCGGACCGCGTTGGGAGATGGACTGGCCCAGGCGCTGTCCGACCCGCGGGTTCGCGAGGTTATGGTCAATCCTGACGGTTCGGTCCGACTTGACCTCGCCGGCGAAGGGCGGATTGACACAGGCATCAGGATGCCGGCTGTCGATATCGAACGTGTTATCCGTCTGGTTGCCAGCCATGTCCGGGCGGAAGTCCATTCTGATAGCCCGATTGTCAGTGCTGAATTGCCCGGTTCTGCTGAAGGTGTGAGTGGCGAGCGCTTTGAAGGTCTTCTCCCGCCTGTGGTGACAGGACCATGCTTCTCCGTCCGTAAGTCAGCGTATCGGCTCTATGGGCTGGGCGACTATGTGGCTGATCAGATCATGACCTCGCAACAGGCAAGACTGTTGCGTCAGGCCATATCTGATCGTCGCAACATTCTTGTGGCTGGTGGCACGAGTTCCGGCAAGACAACCCTGACAAATGCCCTTCTGGCTGAGATCGCCCAGAGGGACGAACGGATTATCCTGATCGAGGATACCCGCGAACTAAAATGTGCGGCGAAGGATGTCGTGGCCCTGCGCACCCGTCCGGGTTTCATCACTATGGCTGATCTCGTGCGCTCGACTTTAAGGCTTCGACCGGATCGCATCATTGTCGGTGAGGTCAGGGGCGCGGAAGCACTGGATATGCTCAAGGCGTGGAATACCGGGCATCCAGGAGGGATCGCCACACTCCATGCCAATTCTGCGAGAGGTGCGCTCTACCGTCTGGAGCAGCTTGTCCAGGAAGCGGTGGTTCATGTGCCACGCCCGATGATTGCCGAAGCCATCGATGTGATCGTCTTCATCAGCGGTGAGAACGCCGTCAACCGAACTCCGCGCCGTATCGAGGATATTGCCGAGACTGACGGTCTCGATTCCTCCGGCGATTACCAGCTTCGACCACTCATGTGA
- a CDS encoding TrbC/VirB2 family protein produces the protein MRKSENPALAAAGAVPGKMRAMIGVAVPALMCGLMITWASQVQAAGSGMPWEAPLQQILDSVQGPVAKIIAVMVIIVTGLTLAFGETSGGFRKLIQIVFGLSIAFAASSFFLTFFSFGGGALI, from the coding sequence ATGCGTAAATCCGAAAATCCGGCTCTGGCCGCAGCAGGTGCAGTACCCGGAAAAATGCGGGCAATGATCGGCGTGGCTGTGCCTGCTCTTATGTGTGGTCTGATGATTACCTGGGCCAGCCAGGTTCAGGCCGCCGGTTCCGGTATGCCCTGGGAAGCGCCGCTGCAACAGATACTCGACAGCGTACAGGGCCCGGTGGCCAAAATCATTGCTGTGATGGTGATCATCGTCACAGGCCTGACCCTGGCTTTTGGAGAAACATCGGGTGGGTTTCGCAAGCTGATACAGATCGTCTTTGGCCTCAGCATCGCCTTTGCCGCCTCTTCGTTTTTCCTGACCTTCTTTTCATTCGGCGGCGGGGCGCTCATCTGA